In Candidatus Devosia phytovorans, the DNA window GATCTTGATGTCACCGACGTCATAGACGCCGAAACCGAGATTGCCTGGCTTGAAGTAGCGCTTCTCCAGGATGGTCATCTTGGCATCGGGCCTGGGCTCGATTTCGCCAGGGATGTGCATCTTGCGGAATGTGCCGGCGTGGTTGCCGCCGCGGTGCATAAAGGCCATGGAATTGAAAAGGTCGCCGCCGCTGCGCTCGGCATAGGGGACGACCAGCGACATGTTGTGCTTCTGGCCTCGGGCCATGATGGTTGCCAGCGCAGCCTGATTTTCGGCTTCGCTTACCCAGGCGTCGAGATTGCTGTGCACTTCGGCCGCGAAATAGGGTGTAAGCGCCAGTTCGGGCAAGACGCCGAGTGTCACGCCAGCATCGGCGGCCTCGTCAATCAATGCCAGGATGCGATCGGTGGTTTCGGCAATGGAGGCGCCGGCGGGCCCCATCTGCAAGGCAGCAACAAGCATGGTGACGACTTTCAGGGTATGAGAAATCGCGCCCGCGCTGACGCGAGCCGCGAAATGCTGGCGATGCCGAGAGGATCAGGCGGCCTGAGCTTCCGCCTTGGCTGGGCCAATGATGTCGAGCGCCTTTTCGGTATCGATCACGTCGCAGATCTTGAACGCCATGTC includes these proteins:
- a CDS encoding D-N-carbamoylase; its protein translation is MLVAALQMGPAGASIAETTDRILALIDEAADAGVTLGVLPELALTPYFAAEVHSNLDAWVSEAENQAALATIMARGQKHNMSLVVPYAERSGGDLFNSMAFMHRGGNHAGTFRKMHIPGEIEPRPDAKMTILEKRYFKPGNLGFGVYDVGDIKIGGLICYDRRFPEAYRSLSINGADVIAVGYNTPVMAGNTLAQARKASDLAITAGAYYTGTTIIAAGKAGKENGVRFIGHSFVVSAEGKVLARAKSNHDEVVLAEIDLERQARVRERWAFERNRRPADYVLTEAR